One Kosmotoga arenicorallina S304 genomic window carries:
- a CDS encoding nucleotidyltransferase — MSVLGLVVEYNPFHNGHLYHLQKAKELTDPEVTVAVMSGNFVQRGEPAIIDKYARAEVALRAGIDLVVQLPLIYSIQDAGGFALGSIWTLDLLKVSDVVFGSESDNLKLLKRLAQIVVEEPQLYLERLKVHLKSGVSFPNARKYALRDYLALNYPGELPDIEEASSSNNILGLEYLAAIKKLGSTIRPHSIKRQGADYNDPEFKGSFSSATAIREMVLRGETERLKETVPDFSREILLREIKDKGAITLQSMEKLLMGLLRTTSRDEYAQYYGFVEGLDARFERCAESTSGIFDFLECVKTKRFTFTRIKRLVMNLLFKLTDEIVKNSWEKGPQYIKVLGFNEKGRAYLSSIKKNLGLPLITAAAQGKNFSRISSYEGVNLTVFREQFQRDLMGAAVYGLFQRGNLPDFEYKRHVIYRRG, encoded by the coding sequence ATGAGTGTTCTTGGCCTTGTCGTGGAGTACAACCCTTTCCACAACGGTCATCTTTATCACCTCCAGAAGGCGAAGGAGCTCACAGATCCTGAGGTAACAGTCGCTGTGATGAGTGGCAATTTTGTTCAGCGTGGAGAGCCTGCTATAATCGACAAATACGCAAGAGCGGAAGTTGCTCTTAGAGCAGGGATAGACCTCGTGGTTCAACTGCCCCTGATTTATTCCATTCAAGACGCCGGGGGTTTTGCCCTGGGGTCTATCTGGACACTCGACCTGCTTAAGGTCAGCGATGTCGTTTTTGGTAGCGAAAGCGATAACCTTAAGTTATTGAAAAGGTTAGCTCAAATAGTGGTTGAGGAACCGCAGCTGTATCTCGAAAGGCTGAAGGTTCACCTGAAAAGCGGCGTATCCTTTCCAAACGCGAGGAAATATGCCCTGAGGGATTATCTTGCCCTGAACTATCCCGGAGAGCTCCCTGATATTGAAGAAGCCAGCAGCTCAAATAACATCCTCGGTCTGGAATACCTGGCTGCGATAAAAAAGCTCGGTAGCACGATCCGCCCACATTCCATTAAGCGTCAGGGGGCAGATTATAACGACCCGGAATTCAAAGGCAGCTTTTCAAGCGCAACAGCTATCAGGGAAATGGTTTTAAGAGGAGAAACGGAGAGGCTAAAAGAAACCGTTCCGGATTTTAGCAGGGAAATACTATTAAGGGAAATAAAAGATAAAGGAGCCATAACGCTTCAATCTATGGAAAAGCTACTCATGGGTTTGCTACGTACAACGAGCAGGGATGAATACGCGCAGTATTACGGTTTCGTTGAAGGGCTTGATGCGCGGTTTGAAAGATGTGCTGAAAGCACCAGCGGGATTTTTGATTTCCTCGAATGCGTCAAAACAAAGCGTTTCACGTTCACGCGGATAAAGCGCCTTGTTATGAACCTGCTCTTCAAATTGACAGATGAAATTGTGAAAAATTCCTGGGAGAAAGGTCCTCAATACATAAAGGTGCTGGGTTTCAACGAAAAGGGCAGAGCATACCTCTCTTCTATTAAGAAAAATCTTGGCTTGCCCCTTATTACCGCTGCAGCACAGGGAAAGAACTTTTCGCGGATATCTTCATATGAAGGTGTAAACCTCACGGTGTTCAGGGAACAGTTTCAAAGAGATCTCATGGGCGCAGCGGTGTACGGCCTTTTTCAAAGGGGTAACCTTCCGGATTTTGAATACAAAAGGCACGTGATATACAGAAGGGGCTGA
- the miaB gene encoding tRNA (N6-isopentenyl adenosine(37)-C2)-methylthiotransferase MiaB: protein MKVAFKTYGCQMNVNDTETMAGLLIKAGHEIVENEEEANAVIVNTCAVREKAEKKLYGKLGRLKALKKKNRALIVGVAGCVAEKEKEKLLDRDEVNFVMGTRSIAKIAEFLERAAKGEKFLDMSDHLDKINWSTPRHHTSNHHAWVTIIYGCNKFCSYCIVPYTRGREKSRPMDDILKEVKILAEKGYREITYLGQNVDSYGKDRKDGSSLAALIRKTLEIPKIERIWYLTSYPKDFSDELIGVIASSDRVSRSIHLPVQSGSNKILKAMNRGYSKEEFLTLIERIRTEIPDASISTDIIVGFPGETEEDYLETKELIETVRFERVNLAMYSPREGTVSAKYFKDDVPHEIKVKRLNELLELQKRINREINEAYKSKELQVIVEDTLKDGKLYGRTINNKIVIFEGPKELIGEKLNVKIETVTAGPLYGSVITKELLTETE from the coding sequence TTGAAAGTAGCTTTTAAGACCTACGGCTGCCAGATGAACGTCAACGATACTGAAACAATGGCTGGCCTTTTGATAAAAGCCGGACATGAAATAGTGGAAAATGAAGAGGAAGCCAATGCTGTTATTGTCAATACCTGTGCTGTCAGGGAAAAAGCCGAAAAAAAGCTCTACGGAAAGCTTGGAAGACTAAAAGCTCTTAAGAAAAAGAACAGAGCTTTAATTGTAGGTGTCGCCGGTTGCGTGGCGGAAAAGGAGAAGGAAAAGCTCCTTGATAGGGATGAAGTGAACTTCGTTATGGGAACAAGAAGCATTGCCAAGATTGCAGAATTTCTTGAAAGGGCAGCAAAGGGTGAAAAATTCCTCGATATGTCCGATCATCTTGATAAAATCAATTGGTCAACACCAAGGCACCACACAAGCAATCACCATGCCTGGGTGACCATAATATACGGCTGTAACAAATTCTGCTCCTATTGTATAGTTCCATATACCCGGGGCAGAGAAAAGAGCCGCCCCATGGACGATATCCTGAAAGAAGTAAAAATCCTTGCAGAAAAAGGTTATCGCGAGATAACCTATCTGGGACAGAACGTCGATTCCTATGGAAAAGATAGAAAAGACGGCAGTTCTCTGGCTGCTCTCATAAGGAAAACCCTTGAAATCCCCAAAATCGAAAGAATCTGGTACCTCACCTCTTATCCGAAGGATTTCAGCGACGAGCTGATAGGAGTTATAGCGTCTTCAGATAGGGTATCAAGGTCTATTCACCTGCCCGTGCAGTCAGGCAGCAACAAAATATTAAAGGCCATGAACAGAGGATATTCAAAGGAAGAATTTCTAACACTCATCGAAAGGATAAGAACTGAAATACCGGACGCCTCTATCAGCACAGATATAATAGTAGGCTTCCCTGGCGAAACCGAAGAGGATTACCTTGAAACGAAGGAACTAATTGAAACAGTGCGTTTTGAAAGGGTAAACCTTGCCATGTATTCTCCGCGTGAAGGAACGGTTTCAGCCAAGTACTTCAAAGATGATGTGCCACACGAAATAAAAGTAAAAAGGCTGAATGAACTTCTTGAGCTCCAAAAACGTATTAACAGGGAAATAAACGAAGCTTATAAATCAAAAGAATTACAGGTTATTGTCGAGGATACTCTCAAAGACGGCAAACTTTATGGCCGAACCATAAACAACAAGATCGTGATTTTTGAAGGCCCCAAAGAACTCATCGGGGAGAAGTTGAATGTTAAGATTGAAACGGTCACTGCCGGTCCTTTGTATGGATCCGTAATAACAAAAGAATTATTAACTGAGACTGAATAA
- the rsfS gene encoding ribosome silencing factor gives MKLENFIREILRVIDKKDARDIVVLDVAEVSNLTSYFIIATANSEPHMEALRDAVLELLEKNNLPVIYYDKGRGYDWMVIDGGHFIVHLFSEKGRDFYSLEDLWLNAKRYTVEELL, from the coding sequence GTGAAGTTGGAAAATTTCATTAGAGAAATTCTTCGGGTTATAGATAAAAAAGATGCCAGAGATATTGTGGTACTGGATGTTGCCGAGGTTTCAAACCTCACAAGTTATTTCATAATCGCCACGGCCAATTCCGAACCACATATGGAAGCTTTGAGAGATGCTGTGCTGGAGTTATTAGAAAAAAATAATCTTCCTGTAATTTATTACGATAAAGGTAGAGGTTATGATTGGATGGTTATTGACGGAGGGCATTTCATTGTTCACCTGTTCAGCGAAAAAGGGAGGGATTTCTATTCCCTGGAAGACCTCTGGCTGAACGCGAAGCGCTACACAGTGGAGGAGCTCCTCTGA
- a CDS encoding exodeoxyribonuclease VII large subunit produces the protein MKRQFQRVSELMWWIREFSRLHLGSEVEVVGEVRNARINRRGVLDLELVESSKTRSGNYTYRLNCQLADPKSLLKSLKIQSPKELEGLEYALTGNLNFRVTQNRYVLEAYEILPYGKGSIEKRRNSILKELEKDGLYPVKKLASLFELKEPITKISVIASPGTRGLTDFVASLSHSPLLPDILFYPTAMEGASAAEEICKAIESAQAQETGIQLIVILRGGGAQGSLLYFENEKLARTVCLSKIPVISAIGHTEDKTLLDYVASLSLETPTSAGREIAETNLRYLENLERSAEAFFSSFMEIIEKCNSALNQDVELLTAYRVGRYLSSYKREVDLQTKRLLSSISAYSHESEKALKGGYKELSSKLSQIFRGKRSLTATETEGIFTIGKKIEKRLSLFETAIREVQPPISAFLDKRKEEFKESIHRLTSAADYIFNLAQQHSREYTAKIRSINPLHSLLKGGAIATDALGKPLVTIEQVERGDELKLRITDGIILSEVKEKQPLAKKLKEGVK, from the coding sequence ATGAAGCGTCAATTTCAAAGGGTCTCTGAACTAATGTGGTGGATTAGGGAGTTCTCAAGGTTGCACCTTGGCAGCGAAGTCGAAGTCGTCGGCGAGGTGCGAAACGCCAGAATAAACAGAAGGGGCGTGCTTGATCTGGAGCTTGTAGAAAGCTCCAAGACAAGGTCAGGCAATTACACATACAGGCTGAACTGCCAGCTCGCCGACCCCAAATCTTTGCTGAAAAGTCTTAAAATACAAAGCCCCAAAGAGCTCGAAGGCCTTGAATATGCGCTCACAGGAAATCTAAACTTCAGAGTTACCCAGAACCGGTACGTGCTGGAAGCATATGAAATACTTCCCTATGGAAAGGGGAGCATCGAAAAGCGCCGGAACTCCATATTGAAAGAGCTGGAAAAGGACGGGTTATATCCCGTGAAGAAACTTGCTTCCCTTTTTGAATTGAAAGAACCCATTACGAAAATCTCAGTCATCGCTTCCCCGGGGACAAGGGGGCTTACCGATTTTGTTGCCAGCTTGAGCCATTCTCCCCTGCTACCCGATATTTTATTTTACCCCACTGCTATGGAGGGTGCATCAGCAGCTGAGGAAATCTGCAAAGCCATTGAAAGCGCACAGGCGCAAGAAACAGGCATACAGCTAATAGTGATCCTGCGCGGAGGAGGCGCACAGGGAAGTCTTCTGTATTTCGAGAATGAAAAGCTGGCAAGAACAGTTTGTTTATCAAAAATACCCGTAATTTCAGCGATCGGCCATACAGAAGACAAAACTCTGCTGGATTACGTTGCCAGCCTATCCCTTGAAACCCCCACCTCCGCAGGCAGAGAAATTGCTGAAACAAACCTCAGGTATCTCGAAAATCTCGAAAGAAGTGCTGAAGCTTTTTTCAGTTCTTTCATGGAAATCATCGAAAAATGCAACAGTGCCCTGAACCAAGATGTTGAACTTCTTACCGCTTACAGGGTTGGCCGCTATCTCTCAAGCTATAAAAGGGAAGTAGATCTCCAGACCAAACGGCTGCTAAGCTCGATTTCAGCATACAGCCACGAAAGCGAAAAGGCACTAAAGGGAGGCTACAAAGAACTATCTTCAAAGCTCTCTCAAATTTTTCGAGGAAAACGTTCTTTGACAGCAACTGAAACGGAGGGCATCTTTACAATAGGCAAAAAGATTGAAAAAAGGTTGAGCTTATTTGAAACAGCAATTCGAGAAGTTCAACCACCCATTTCTGCTTTTCTGGATAAACGAAAGGAAGAATTCAAAGAAAGCATTCACAGATTGACATCAGCCGCTGATTATATCTTCAACCTTGCTCAACAGCATAGCAGAGAATACACTGCAAAGATACGGTCCATAAACCCTCTACATTCTCTCCTGAAAGGCGGTGCAATCGCCACTGATGCTTTGGGGAAGCCCCTTGTCACCATCGAGCAGGTGGAAAGGGGAGATGAGTTAAAACTCAGAATAACAGATGGCATCATATTGTCCGAAGTTAAGGAAAAACAACCTCTGGCAAAGAAGTTAAAGGAAGGGGTGAAATAA
- a CDS encoding exodeoxyribonuclease VII small subunit, with protein sequence MELPAFESLEELGAFLETLTEDRIKELKFAQAMELVDAISKFFDEQGDEIDIEDALGLYEKGMDLLMHCREKLAVVQNKKEEIDRKYKELLKNSD encoded by the coding sequence ATGGAACTACCAGCATTTGAAAGTCTTGAAGAACTGGGGGCTTTTCTGGAAACACTCACAGAAGATAGGATAAAAGAGCTGAAATTCGCCCAGGCAATGGAGCTCGTGGATGCCATATCGAAGTTCTTTGATGAGCAGGGAGACGAGATAGATATTGAAGACGCCCTCGGGCTCTATGAAAAGGGAATGGACCTTCTCATGCACTGCCGTGAAAAACTCGCCGTGGTTCAGAATAAGAAAGAGGAGATAGATAGAAAATACAAAGAATTGTTGAAAAACTCGGATTGA
- the rpsB gene encoding 30S ribosomal protein S2 yields MSVISMKQLLEAGVHFGHRTRRWDPRMKPYIYGERKGIFIIDLQKTLKMVEEVYDYVKLRASEGAEFLFVGTKRQAQQIVADEAKRCGAYYVNNRWLGGLLTNFVTIKKRIEVLKQYEEMEETGELDKLPKKEQSVIRKKLDKLRKNLDGVKDMARIPDVIFVVDPKKEEIAVKEANKLGITVIGIADTNANPDVLDYLVPGNDDAIRAIKLITQTIANAILEGREGMNVADEEETVPVNVVEEGSSEEPKTVEEVPAAKEEVPAGEKKDSEEEL; encoded by the coding sequence GTGTCGGTAATTAGCATGAAACAGCTACTGGAAGCAGGCGTGCATTTTGGTCACAGAACCAGAAGATGGGATCCCAGAATGAAGCCATATATCTATGGCGAAAGAAAAGGAATCTTCATCATTGACCTTCAAAAGACCCTGAAGATGGTCGAAGAGGTATATGACTACGTGAAATTGAGAGCATCAGAAGGAGCAGAATTTCTTTTTGTTGGAACCAAGCGTCAGGCACAGCAGATTGTCGCCGATGAAGCGAAACGCTGCGGAGCATACTATGTTAACAACCGCTGGCTTGGCGGGCTGCTTACAAACTTTGTGACGATAAAAAAGCGAATTGAAGTGTTGAAACAATACGAAGAAATGGAAGAGACCGGCGAACTCGATAAATTACCCAAAAAAGAGCAGAGCGTCATCAGAAAGAAACTCGACAAACTCAGAAAGAACCTGGACGGTGTCAAGGATATGGCCCGCATACCGGATGTCATTTTTGTAGTTGATCCTAAAAAAGAGGAAATTGCAGTTAAGGAAGCGAACAAGCTGGGAATTACCGTTATCGGCATAGCCGATACCAATGCCAATCCGGACGTCCTTGACTATTTAGTCCCCGGGAACGACGATGCCATAAGGGCCATAAAACTCATCACACAGACCATAGCAAATGCTATACTCGAAGGCAGAGAAGGCATGAATGTTGCTGATGAAGAAGAGACAGTACCTGTAAATGTGGTAGAAGAAGGAAGTTCCGAAGAACCCAAAACTGTTGAAGAAGTACCCGCTGCTAAAGAAGAAGTTCCTGCCGGAGAGAAAAAAGATTCTGAAGAAGAACTTTAA
- the priA gene encoding replication restart helicase PriA — MAISGSPLRSAFSYHYEGELSIGQRVVVDFAGRNVVGYITSISSKPQFKTKPISRPLEKQVYLTPADITLAKWTVENYLAPIGKVFDLFFPPGKLLKSSSFVIPINSELPFSEPLKMSEALKLMGREQILKLKSQRKLKILHSYEKKLPSKRKVKLLKLSLSIKALEDLNLTTIQKKIIDYLLSVEKATPKEVMEALALKSRSPIETLLRRGTIELEEEEEDRSDSSWTIDAIEDLTSEQESVREAIIKDFKGVHYIFGLTGSGKTEVYFKIMERVLNRGKSVSYMVPEVSLTPQLMARIRGAFPGREVRVYHSYMSPAKRQRIWLDAVNDEIDILVGTRSALWIPIQNTGLIIVDEEHDSSFYQQTPPHYDAVEVAIKKGELYGIPVVLGSATPRVERYFRAKAGEFKLHSLLNRPVGQLPDLEIRDLRNSKDYIIPSETLGEIEKTVKLGHQVFVFVHRKGFSNYVVCANCGNILKCPNCDISLTYHKHDSVLKCHYCGYTTPPPSKCERCGSAALSARGFGTERVEHELQKRFPELSIMRMDRETISNPDQYEKALRKIESKDANIIVGTKMIAKGLDFPNIGLVVVIDADRIINLPNYDSAETAFQIISQISGRSGRGVHGKAIIQTFEPEHRVIKTALENDYMGFFETEVEIRKILKYPPFSTFIEIVVEKEKEEQCEKEAWELFNCIQENIKAAEVLEPVVPAVKKLFGKYRMKIHLKLFDREELEKVLKLLQKNPAGVDILVNSNGGSF; from the coding sequence GTGGCGATTTCCGGTTCTCCCCTGCGTTCGGCTTTCAGCTATCATTATGAAGGCGAGCTCTCTATTGGGCAGCGCGTTGTGGTAGATTTTGCGGGCAGGAACGTTGTTGGCTATATTACTAGCATAAGCTCAAAGCCTCAATTCAAAACAAAGCCTATTTCCAGGCCTCTTGAAAAGCAGGTTTATCTTACCCCTGCCGATATTACTCTGGCAAAATGGACAGTGGAAAATTATCTTGCACCAATAGGGAAAGTTTTTGACCTCTTCTTCCCTCCCGGCAAGCTTCTCAAAAGCAGTAGTTTTGTTATTCCTATAAACTCTGAACTCCCCTTTTCAGAACCGCTGAAAATGAGTGAGGCACTGAAATTGATGGGAAGAGAGCAAATTCTCAAGCTGAAATCTCAAAGAAAGCTGAAAATCCTGCACAGCTATGAGAAAAAGCTGCCTTCTAAGAGAAAAGTAAAACTGCTGAAATTGTCTTTGAGTATAAAGGCCCTTGAAGATCTGAACCTCACGACAATCCAGAAAAAAATCATAGATTACCTGCTTTCTGTGGAAAAAGCAACGCCCAAAGAAGTTATGGAAGCCCTTGCGTTGAAGAGCCGCTCCCCAATTGAAACGCTTTTACGCAGAGGAACGATAGAACTTGAGGAAGAAGAGGAAGATAGAAGTGACAGCAGCTGGACAATAGATGCTATTGAAGATCTCACGTCCGAGCAGGAAAGCGTCCGGGAAGCGATTATTAAGGATTTCAAAGGTGTCCATTATATATTTGGTCTCACTGGCAGCGGAAAGACAGAGGTTTATTTCAAGATCATGGAAAGGGTTCTTAACAGGGGAAAATCCGTCAGTTACATGGTGCCTGAAGTTTCACTAACCCCACAGCTTATGGCACGGATAAGGGGAGCTTTTCCCGGCAGGGAGGTAAGAGTCTATCACAGTTATATGTCACCGGCCAAAAGGCAGAGAATATGGCTTGATGCTGTAAATGACGAGATAGATATACTTGTGGGTACAAGAAGCGCCCTCTGGATCCCCATCCAAAATACCGGTTTGATTATTGTAGATGAAGAACACGACAGCAGTTTTTACCAGCAAACACCTCCCCATTACGATGCGGTAGAGGTGGCCATCAAAAAGGGAGAACTTTACGGGATTCCGGTTGTTCTGGGTTCTGCCACTCCAAGGGTTGAGCGTTATTTCAGGGCAAAAGCAGGCGAATTCAAGCTGCACAGCCTTCTCAATAGACCTGTGGGACAGTTGCCTGATCTGGAAATACGCGACCTCAGAAACAGCAAAGACTATATAATTCCCTCAGAAACCCTCGGTGAAATCGAGAAGACCGTAAAACTTGGCCATCAGGTTTTTGTTTTTGTCCATAGAAAAGGTTTTTCAAACTATGTAGTATGTGCAAATTGTGGAAACATTCTCAAATGCCCCAATTGCGACATTTCCCTTACGTACCACAAACACGATTCCGTGCTGAAATGCCATTACTGCGGTTACACCACCCCACCTCCTTCAAAATGCGAGCGTTGCGGTTCAGCCGCCCTTTCGGCAAGGGGGTTTGGTACAGAGAGGGTTGAGCATGAATTACAAAAAAGGTTTCCTGAACTTTCCATTATGAGAATGGACCGAGAAACTATTTCAAACCCCGATCAATATGAAAAGGCATTGAGAAAGATTGAGAGCAAGGATGCGAATATCATTGTGGGCACGAAGATGATTGCAAAGGGGCTTGATTTTCCGAACATCGGTCTTGTAGTGGTGATTGATGCTGACAGAATAATAAACCTGCCCAATTACGATTCGGCAGAAACCGCTTTCCAGATAATCTCTCAAATTTCAGGACGATCAGGCAGAGGCGTCCATGGCAAGGCTATAATACAGACCTTTGAACCGGAGCACAGGGTAATAAAAACTGCCCTTGAAAATGATTACATGGGATTTTTCGAAACAGAAGTAGAGATAAGGAAAATCCTGAAATATCCACCTTTTAGTACGTTCATTGAAATAGTCGTGGAAAAGGAAAAAGAAGAGCAATGCGAAAAGGAAGCCTGGGAATTGTTCAACTGTATTCAGGAGAATATAAAAGCTGCTGAGGTTCTTGAGCCTGTAGTACCAGCTGTTAAAAAACTTTTTGGAAAATACAGAATGAAAATCCATCTCAAACTTTTTGATAGAGAAGAACTGGAGAAAGTGCTGAAGCTGCTTCAAAAAAATCCCGCCGGAGTTGACATTCTGGTCAACAGTAACGGCGGGAGTTTTTGA
- the panD gene encoding aspartate 1-decarboxylase has product MLRMMQKSKIHRAKVTEKNLHYEGSITIDEELMEKADLLENELVQVVNINNGKRFETYVIKGERGSGVIGLNGAAARLAELGDLVIIISYALFSEGEYKGSKVVKVDEFNRPMKNDA; this is encoded by the coding sequence ATGCTCAGAATGATGCAAAAATCAAAAATACACAGGGCAAAGGTAACGGAGAAGAACCTTCATTACGAAGGCAGCATCACCATAGACGAGGAACTCATGGAAAAAGCAGACCTTCTGGAAAATGAGCTGGTGCAGGTTGTTAATATAAACAACGGGAAACGCTTTGAAACCTATGTCATCAAAGGCGAAAGAGGCAGCGGGGTCATAGGGCTAAACGGAGCCGCGGCAAGGCTTGCCGAGCTCGGGGACTTGGTTATAATCATTTCTTACGCCCTGTTTTCTGAAGGCGAATACAAGGGCTCTAAAGTGGTAAAGGTAGATGAGTTTAACAGGCCCATGAAAAACGATGCCTGA
- the glmS gene encoding glutamine--fructose-6-phosphate transaminase (isomerizing): MCGIVGMVGEGVKIESLIEGLEKLEYRGYDSAGIAFPEKQRVNVHKTVGKIANLKEELAPFMKSTITAGIAHTRWATHGAPTGANAHPHTDCKGKIAVVHNGIIENHSELRKKLINSGHKFHSETDTEVIAHLVEEHYEGDLPSAIRHALVDLEGAYAIAVVHADNPDMIVAARKGSPLVVGFTESEAFLASDVTPLLKYIRDVYFIEDGDVVLLAPGKLEISRVDGSTVKRPVTHINWSEKSAEKGGFPHFMLKEIFEEPEVLRNALAGRIKNGKAHLPEMESVQSRIKSARNIQIVACGTSYHAGLVLKRFLEDHASISVEIDVASEFRYRNIHIDNSTVVIAISQSGETADTLEGIRKVKAQGGTVVAVTNVVGSTLARESDVVVYLNAGPEIGVAATKTYVSQLAVLYIIGAYFSQIRQDDDRVIQIINELEGMPTVFESTLSTINESIVQLAKEYYQYRHFMYIGRGYGYPTAMEGALKLKEISYIHASAYQAGELKHGPIALLDKEFPVFAIVPDDGLKAKVLSNIMETRARNARVVAICTEGDQEIGRIVNSRIEVPRVSEVLYPLVMSPYLQLFAYHAAVLRGNDPDKPRNLAKSVTVE, from the coding sequence GTGTGTGGCATTGTTGGAATGGTTGGTGAGGGAGTGAAAATAGAAAGCCTCATCGAAGGACTCGAAAAGCTCGAATACAGGGGGTATGATTCTGCTGGCATTGCTTTTCCTGAAAAGCAAAGGGTAAATGTTCATAAAACTGTCGGAAAAATTGCTAACCTTAAAGAAGAGCTTGCACCTTTTATGAAATCCACAATAACAGCTGGTATTGCCCACACACGCTGGGCGACACATGGCGCCCCAACAGGTGCAAACGCCCATCCTCACACTGATTGCAAGGGGAAAATTGCCGTCGTCCATAACGGTATAATAGAAAACCACTCAGAGCTGAGGAAAAAGCTCATTAATTCGGGTCACAAATTCCATTCTGAAACCGATACAGAAGTCATTGCTCACCTTGTTGAGGAGCATTATGAAGGAGACTTGCCTTCTGCGATAAGGCATGCCCTCGTTGATCTTGAAGGGGCCTATGCAATAGCGGTGGTGCATGCCGACAACCCGGACATGATAGTAGCTGCCAGGAAGGGAAGCCCCCTTGTTGTAGGTTTTACCGAAAGCGAAGCCTTTCTTGCTTCTGATGTTACACCCTTGCTCAAATATATAAGGGATGTATACTTCATCGAAGATGGAGACGTTGTTCTACTGGCTCCGGGCAAGCTGGAAATTTCAAGAGTTGATGGCAGCACCGTGAAAAGACCTGTCACGCACATAAACTGGAGTGAGAAATCAGCTGAAAAGGGTGGTTTTCCCCATTTCATGCTGAAGGAGATCTTTGAAGAGCCAGAAGTTCTCAGAAATGCCCTTGCGGGCCGCATCAAGAATGGGAAAGCCCATCTTCCTGAAATGGAGAGCGTCCAGTCCCGGATCAAATCCGCAAGGAACATACAGATCGTGGCCTGTGGCACGAGTTATCACGCAGGGCTTGTGTTAAAACGTTTTCTGGAGGATCACGCATCAATAAGTGTCGAAATCGATGTCGCTTCTGAATTCAGATACAGGAATATACATATAGATAATTCCACCGTTGTAATTGCCATATCCCAATCAGGGGAGACCGCGGATACCCTTGAAGGCATAAGAAAGGTGAAGGCCCAGGGAGGAACTGTTGTAGCCGTTACAAATGTAGTCGGTTCTACGCTTGCCAGAGAAAGCGACGTGGTGGTATATCTTAATGCAGGACCTGAAATTGGTGTGGCTGCAACAAAAACCTATGTATCACAGCTTGCGGTTCTGTATATAATAGGAGCGTATTTCAGCCAGATAAGGCAGGATGACGATCGAGTAATACAGATTATTAATGAGCTGGAAGGAATGCCTACAGTCTTTGAAAGTACCTTATCCACGATTAATGAATCCATTGTTCAGCTCGCAAAGGAATATTACCAGTACAGACACTTTATGTATATAGGGAGAGGTTATGGATATCCCACGGCAATGGAAGGTGCCCTTAAGCTCAAAGAGATAAGCTATATACACGCGAGCGCTTATCAGGCTGGAGAATTAAAACATGGGCCTATTGCCCTTTTAGATAAAGAATTTCCCGTTTTTGCAATTGTGCCAGACGACGGATTGAAAGCCAAAGTGCTTTCAAATATCATGGAAACCAGAGCAAGAAACGCAAGGGTTGTCGCCATATGTACAGAGGGAGATCAGGAGATAGGAAGGATTGTCAACAGCAGGATAGAAGTTCCCCGCGTATCCGAGGTGCTTTACCCTCTGGTTATGTCGCCTTATTTACAGCTTTTTGCGTATCATGCCGCCGTACTCAGGGGGAACGACCCGGATAAGCCCAGAAACCTGGCAAAAAGCGTAACCGTTGAATAA